One window of the Janthinobacterium sp. PAMC25594 genome contains the following:
- a CDS encoding PilW family protein has product MNGALYPYRGVSLVELLVALSLGALLMLAASSVLLAASGSYGDQSASARLDDNGRYALDTIARAVRQTAYVNWDSSAAPVAHAAHDSANIAGLDAHSLGKNSEGISGALPGALHGSDVLALRYYGAGKEEGGDGSVLNCAGFGVGAAQTEAQRGWSIFYVAQGADGEGELRCKYRGANGWGADAVIRGVDGFQVLYGLDTDTPPDGVANRYVNASALDAYDAALVLVGADAAARQRDLHSRTHWKRVAGVRVALLLHGEAGQADKMAELGPAQFDLFGKAYAEAHGAVDTGVRIARASLPAATRSRLRQLLQTSIMLRNGPA; this is encoded by the coding sequence ATGAACGGCGCCTTGTACCCGTATCGTGGCGTGAGCCTGGTCGAATTGCTGGTGGCCCTGTCGCTGGGCGCGCTATTGATGCTGGCCGCCAGTAGCGTGCTGCTGGCGGCCAGCGGCAGCTATGGCGACCAGTCCGCCAGCGCGCGCCTGGACGACAATGGCCGCTATGCGCTCGACACCATCGCCCGCGCCGTGCGCCAGACGGCGTATGTGAACTGGGACAGCAGCGCCGCGCCCGTCGCCCATGCCGCGCACGACAGCGCGAATATCGCGGGGCTCGACGCGCACAGCCTGGGCAAGAACAGCGAGGGCATCAGCGGCGCGTTGCCCGGCGCCCTGCATGGCAGCGACGTGCTGGCCCTGCGCTATTACGGCGCCGGCAAGGAGGAGGGAGGCGACGGTTCCGTGCTCAACTGCGCGGGCTTCGGCGTGGGCGCCGCGCAAACGGAGGCGCAGCGGGGCTGGAGCATTTTCTATGTGGCCCAGGGCGCCGATGGCGAAGGCGAACTGCGCTGCAAGTACCGTGGCGCGAACGGCTGGGGCGCGGACGCCGTCATCCGTGGCGTCGACGGTTTCCAGGTGCTGTATGGGCTCGACACGGATACGCCGCCCGACGGCGTGGCGAACCGCTATGTCAACGCCAGCGCGCTCGACGCCTACGACGCGGCGCTGGTGCTGGTGGGGGCCGACGCGGCCGCGCGCCAGCGCGATTTGCACAGCCGCACGCACTGGAAGCGCGTGGCCGGCGTGCGCGTGGCGCTGTTGCTGCATGGCGAGGCGGGCCAGGCGGACAAGATGGCGGAACTGGGACCGGCGCAGTTCGACCTGTTCGGCAAGGCGTATGCCGAGGCGCACGGCGCCGTCGACACGGGCGTGCGCATCGCGCGCGCGTCCCTGCCCGCCGCGACGCGCTCCCGGCTGCGGCAACTGCTGCAGACAAGCATCATGCTGCGCAACGGGCCGGCATAG
- a CDS encoding GspH/FimT family protein, producing the protein MVTHQRPRWAGHTLLELLAVLAIAALLAAAAMPGLQQVLARQQVRAAATDLFSAIELTRAQAMARGQRVLLMPAGPGGTDWGTGWLVFIDRNASLAFDDGDELLFRQGPLPAGITAQFTFSSATAPFYIAYNGAGRSCSATNSLAARWGTLSLTLGKQVRHIKINMLGRVRVCDPQQQAANCSGVADSS; encoded by the coding sequence ATGGTCACGCACCAGCGGCCACGGTGGGCAGGGCATACCTTGCTCGAATTGCTGGCCGTGCTGGCGATTGCGGCGCTGCTGGCGGCCGCCGCCATGCCCGGCTTGCAGCAGGTGCTGGCGCGCCAGCAAGTGCGCGCGGCGGCCACGGACCTGTTTTCGGCCATCGAATTGACTCGGGCGCAGGCGATGGCGCGGGGCCAGCGCGTGCTGCTGATGCCGGCCGGGCCTGGTGGCACGGACTGGGGCACGGGCTGGCTGGTCTTTATCGACCGCAATGCCAGCCTGGCGTTCGATGACGGTGACGAATTGCTGTTCCGCCAGGGACCGCTGCCGGCGGGCATTACGGCCCAGTTTACATTTTCCTCGGCCACGGCGCCGTTTTATATCGCCTACAATGGCGCAGGGCGCAGTTGCAGCGCGACCAATAGCCTGGCGGCGCGCTGGGGCACCTTGTCCCTGACTTTGGGAAAGCAGGTGCGGCATATTAAAATCAATATGCTGGGCAGGGTGCGCGTGTGCGATCCGCAGCAGCAAGCGGCCAATTGCAGCGGCGTGGCCGACAGTTCGTAG
- the pilV gene encoding type IV pilus modification protein PilV produces the protein MFPAGGSSLVEVLVSLLLLALGLLGASILQLHSLRARHESALLSAGVQLAAGMAERMRANSVLMNGPDTGNPYLNVAYAAADDAEAGGGAPDCFGTAACGAAELAQFDIAEWKQQLHAALPGARLHICRDAPAWDAAAQGLHWACSGGKGAPIVIKLGWRGRLPDGSPAVNGAGESLPRLAFQLGGGGA, from the coding sequence ATGTTTCCTGCCGGTGGCAGCAGCCTCGTCGAGGTGCTGGTGTCGTTGCTGCTGTTGGCGCTGGGCTTGCTGGGCGCCAGCATCCTGCAACTGCATTCCCTGCGCGCGCGCCACGAGTCGGCGCTATTGTCGGCGGGCGTGCAACTGGCCGCCGGCATGGCCGAGCGCATGCGCGCGAACAGCGTGCTCATGAATGGCCCCGATACGGGCAATCCCTACCTGAACGTGGCCTATGCGGCGGCGGACGACGCCGAGGCAGGCGGCGGCGCGCCCGACTGTTTTGGTACTGCCGCCTGCGGCGCGGCCGAACTGGCGCAATTCGACATCGCCGAATGGAAACAGCAACTGCATGCGGCCTTGCCCGGCGCGCGCCTGCATATCTGCCGTGATGCACCCGCCTGGGATGCCGCTGCGCAAGGCTTGCACTGGGCGTGCAGCGGCGGCAAGGGCGCGCCCATCGTCATCAAGCTGGGCTGGCGCGGCCGCTTGCCCGATGGCTCGCCCGCCGTGAATGGGGCAGGCGAGTCGCTGCCCAGGCTGGCATTCCAGTTGGGCGGAGGTGGCGCATGA
- the nrdR gene encoding transcriptional regulator NrdR, with the protein MKCPFCQHGDTQVLDTRVSEEGDAIRRRRRCGKCDKRFTTYERIELIMPAVVKKNGSRTEFAADKLRGSLMLALRKRPVAAASVDTAIASIQEKLLTSGLREVDSGYIGELVMQELKRLDKIAYIRFASVYKNFEDLAEFQDAIAEVGQARSKP; encoded by the coding sequence ATGAAATGTCCATTTTGCCAGCACGGCGACACCCAGGTTCTCGATACGCGCGTATCGGAGGAAGGGGATGCCATACGGCGCCGCCGCCGCTGCGGCAAATGCGACAAGCGGTTTACCACGTACGAGCGCATTGAACTTATCATGCCGGCCGTCGTCAAAAAGAATGGCAGCCGGACGGAGTTCGCTGCGGATAAGTTGCGCGGCAGTTTGATGCTGGCCTTGCGCAAGCGTCCCGTCGCGGCCGCCTCGGTGGATACGGCCATCGCCTCCATCCAGGAAAAGCTGCTGACCAGCGGCTTGCGCGAAGTCGATTCCGGCTATATCGGCGAACTCGTCATGCAGGAACTCAAGCGTCTGGACAAGATCGCCTACATCCGCTTCGCCTCCGTCTACAAGAATTTCGAAGACCTGGCCGAGTTCCAGGATGCGATCGCCGAAGTGGGACAGGCGCGCAGCAAGCCCTGA
- a CDS encoding type IV pilin protein — MEVASRNWVAANGGASAANAPGFSLIELLSALAIMSLLLALAVPAYHGHVVRAKRVQGQATLLRLMQQQERYYSQNNHYLAFSSASPASQAQQFPWWSGDGPAASAYEIEALACPGLAIGQCVLLRATPGTSKVDAQFQDADCGVLSLSSTGQRGSSGPASRCWR; from the coding sequence ATGGAAGTGGCAAGCCGGAATTGGGTCGCCGCAAACGGTGGCGCTTCTGCTGCCAACGCGCCGGGCTTCAGCCTGATCGAACTGTTGTCCGCGCTGGCAATCATGAGTCTGCTGCTGGCGCTGGCCGTGCCCGCTTATCACGGCCATGTCGTGCGCGCCAAGCGGGTACAGGGGCAGGCGACCCTGCTGCGGCTGATGCAGCAACAGGAACGTTATTATTCGCAAAACAATCATTACCTGGCCTTTTCCTCGGCCTCGCCGGCGTCGCAGGCGCAGCAGTTTCCTTGGTGGTCCGGCGACGGGCCGGCTGCCAGCGCGTATGAAATCGAGGCGCTGGCCTGTCCCGGCCTGGCGATCGGGCAATGCGTGCTGTTGCGGGCCACGCCGGGCACGTCCAAGGTCGATGCGCAATTCCAGGATGCCGATTGCGGCGTGCTGTCCCTGAGCAGCACGGGCCAGCGCGGCAGCAGCGGCCCCGCCAGCCGTTGCTGGCGCTAA
- the ribD gene encoding bifunctional diaminohydroxyphosphoribosylaminopyrimidine deaminase/5-amino-6-(5-phosphoribosylamino)uracil reductase RibD: MRLALEWAARGLYTTSPNPRIGCVIVRDGQVIGAGVTQAAGQDHAEVQALANAAARGNDVRGATAYVTLEPCNHHGRTPPCSDALVRAGLGRVVAAMTDPNPLVAGQGLAKLEAAGIAVTTDVLADEAYEMNIGFFSRMQRGKPWVRLKTAASLDGMTALHNGQSQWITGPEARADGHAWRARACAILTGIGTVRADDPQLNVRAVETPRQPRRIVVDSRLDISLDARILQGGGTWIVAAVANPEKEAQLRALGAEVILLPNAAGKVDLAALMLELGRRQCNEVHVEAGSKLNGSLIREGCVDELLVYLAPTLLGDAQGMFALPALTDLKQQRTLQFHQVQQVGEDLRILARFVQRN, encoded by the coding sequence ATGCGCCTGGCGCTGGAATGGGCGGCGCGCGGTTTATACACGACCTCGCCCAATCCCCGCATCGGCTGCGTGATCGTCCGGGATGGCCAGGTGATCGGCGCCGGCGTGACGCAGGCGGCGGGGCAGGATCATGCCGAGGTGCAAGCCTTGGCGAATGCGGCGGCGCGCGGCAACGACGTGCGCGGCGCCACGGCCTATGTCACGCTGGAGCCGTGCAACCACCATGGCCGCACGCCGCCCTGTTCCGATGCGCTCGTGCGCGCGGGGCTGGGGCGCGTCGTGGCCGCCATGACGGACCCGAACCCGCTGGTGGCGGGGCAGGGGCTGGCCAAGCTGGAAGCGGCCGGCATCGCCGTCACCACGGACGTGCTGGCCGACGAGGCGTATGAAATGAATATCGGCTTCTTTTCGCGCATGCAGCGCGGCAAGCCGTGGGTGCGCCTGAAAACGGCGGCCAGCCTGGATGGCATGACGGCCTTGCACAATGGACAAAGCCAGTGGATCACGGGGCCAGAGGCGCGTGCCGACGGCCATGCATGGCGCGCGCGCGCCTGCGCCATCCTGACGGGCATCGGCACAGTCAGGGCGGACGATCCGCAATTGAACGTGCGCGCCGTCGAGACGCCGCGCCAGCCGCGCCGCATCGTCGTCGACAGCCGGCTCGACATCAGCCTCGATGCGCGCATCTTGCAGGGCGGCGGCACGTGGATCGTGGCCGCCGTGGCCAACCCGGAAAAGGAGGCGCAGTTGCGCGCCCTGGGCGCGGAAGTCATCCTGTTGCCGAACGCGGCCGGCAAGGTCGATTTGGCCGCGCTGATGCTGGAACTGGGACGCCGGCAATGCAATGAAGTCCACGTCGAGGCCGGCTCCAAGCTGAACGGCTCGCTGATCCGCGAAGGCTGCGTCGACGAACTGCTGGTCTACCTGGCACCCACCTTGCTGGGCGATGCGCAAGGCATGTTTGCCTTGCCTGCCTTGACGGATCTCAAACAGCAGCGCACTTTGCAATTTCACCAGGTTCAGCAAGTGGGCGAAGATTTGCGTATCCTTGCAAGATTCGTCCAGCGCAATTAA
- a CDS encoding PilX N-terminal domain-containing pilus assembly protein → MAGFYLPRARHGGATLVYVLCLLVIILLLGVSAAQIALQGEKAARGERDRQIAFQAAEEALVDAQNDIEGLPGAPGRSSLFAPGSAAGFADGCGEGGALGLCLPAAPDVPALWLSTDLDGAEGGSRAVPYGQFTGAVMQTGQGFLPSRRPRYLIELLPFHPPGAQAAAVAGGLATESYVYRITAIGFGAQESTQVVLQSYYRKQAAGAAP, encoded by the coding sequence ATGGCTGGCTTTTACTTGCCTCGTGCGCGCCACGGTGGCGCCACCCTCGTGTATGTGCTGTGCCTGCTGGTGATCATCTTGCTGCTGGGCGTATCGGCGGCGCAGATCGCCTTGCAGGGCGAAAAGGCGGCACGCGGCGAGCGCGACCGGCAGATCGCGTTTCAGGCGGCGGAGGAGGCATTGGTGGATGCGCAGAACGATATCGAAGGCTTGCCCGGCGCGCCGGGGCGTAGCAGCCTCTTCGCGCCAGGCAGCGCGGCCGGGTTCGCCGACGGCTGCGGTGAAGGAGGCGCACTGGGCCTGTGCCTGCCAGCAGCCCCGGACGTGCCGGCGCTCTGGCTCAGCACGGACCTCGATGGCGCCGAAGGTGGCAGCCGCGCCGTGCCATATGGCCAGTTTACGGGCGCCGTCATGCAGACGGGGCAGGGTTTCCTGCCCTCGCGCCGGCCCCGCTACCTGATCGAACTGCTGCCATTCCACCCGCCCGGCGCGCAGGCGGCGGCCGTGGCCGGTGGCCTGGCGACGGAAAGCTATGTGTACCGCATCACGGCCATCGGTTTTGGCGCGCAGGAAAGCACGCAAGTCGTGCTGCAAAGTTATTACCGCAAGCAGGCGGCCGGGGCGGCGCCATGA
- a CDS encoding pilus assembly protein has translation MRAWSFAWWFAWLLVAGLACGGAVAAQPTVTLARADAGLHGARVPPNLLLNLSLTHVAAAAAHGGEYAPQREYAGYFDARMCYSYPYRSKDGVMQPDLRVATAYFSVLKRADALHGCGGDSFSGNFLNWASVSMLDIVRYALTGGDRVIDEVRKTVLQRAWLPDADSSIDFFAHPVFFPRKVLQTGVVAATPFALAQLAIVSCRNRLLFGDASLPPGGSCDAPGVAATHGVFLARVRVCDTEEGPLRDDLCLAYGKHYKPVGAVQRLGGRVRAGVFGHLNGVSASAGPVYGGVLRAPLAHVGRQRWMAPDYMPQDNAGAEWNPVTGVYMSQTTGPGGGVTAYINGLGRGNAAHPGVYASAAPLAELLYESLRYLQGRQASAVVPAATAPPVIDDGLPAVTPWSDPQTASCQRHIVVSLGDAGMALDRYVPGNVPVTPASNGDRARAADGFAPPPFDAMAWTHAVGSLESGGVQCNPAPRPDLAALELLADGTGGASYHAAGLAYWSHVQALRPGGKNDGVAKVEHYAGDLRQGDPGGVPGSTPASTPLLLAAKYGGFLDANGDANPFKSATGSAFDEWSLDGRWPAHYLPGSDPAALIAGLRAAFAAADKATLPATLAGPALMALASGTDEAYWFQTQLRLAYGSMTLSRAAFAVGADGALLPGKPWWRAGGQDKPVPDGTPTSLRPVYTLDAKGALMPLAWTRLDAEQRSAFDGGDGLGEARLAYQLGQRTHEVGQPGGFLRRRSGSLGAAPYGNLLYVGAPGLGMAGAGYGTHRQVLLQRRKMLYVGANDGLLHAFDARTGSELFAYLPQALLRASAAAASTHYSPGPLLDGGAATAEVLALGHWRTVLVSGMGGGAQGVFALDITNPARFAQDGALWEFTDRDDRLMGNVRAPPSFARINMGGKQGAPAYRDFAIVASGYNNHADDGKDTTAPAAAAAIFLLALDKAPSTPWLSGSNYFRLKVPVASGGGHESDGDADVDAMSHALGPPAVVPGGDGALAYIYAGDLQGNIWRLDMAGGPPWKEGQGRKLVFVARDAQGRRQPVTQQLSVAYAPGGGYLLLFGTGKLVEAADTWPAAFLSQSFYAVHDDLRETSPTRSRADLEPRGLGEAVGGVRVDGAELRYTGSEAMRGWYLDFMGTAQTGERSINSPVLAAGKVLFNTVLPGRDPCSKPATRLYVLDVLSGFAADGAGVVQAGEQTGRLFDGLARAPPLALELNSTVGAATAAGRAEGRKELAVLQPGLPGAASGAGFKFVSAPLPARRLSWREVANWRELHEAAKKK, from the coding sequence ATGAGGGCCTGGTCATTCGCTTGGTGGTTCGCCTGGCTGCTGGTGGCTGGCCTGGCTTGCGGCGGCGCCGTCGCGGCCCAGCCGACGGTGACGCTGGCGCGGGCCGACGCGGGCTTGCACGGCGCCAGGGTGCCGCCGAATCTGCTGCTCAACCTGTCCCTCACGCATGTGGCCGCCGCTGCGGCGCATGGCGGCGAGTATGCGCCGCAGCGCGAGTACGCCGGGTACTTCGATGCGCGCATGTGCTACAGCTATCCGTATCGCAGCAAGGATGGCGTCATGCAGCCGGACTTGCGCGTAGCGACCGCTTACTTCTCCGTGCTGAAGCGGGCTGATGCGCTGCACGGCTGCGGCGGCGATAGTTTCAGCGGCAACTTTCTGAACTGGGCCAGCGTCAGCATGCTTGACATCGTCCGCTATGCCCTCACGGGCGGCGACCGCGTCATCGACGAAGTGCGCAAGACGGTGCTGCAGCGCGCCTGGCTGCCCGATGCTGACAGCTCCATCGACTTCTTTGCCCACCCCGTCTTTTTCCCGCGCAAGGTCTTGCAGACAGGCGTCGTGGCGGCGACGCCGTTTGCGTTGGCGCAACTGGCCATCGTGTCCTGCCGCAATCGCCTGCTGTTCGGCGACGCCAGCTTGCCCCCGGGCGGCAGTTGTGACGCGCCCGGCGTCGCCGCCACGCACGGCGTGTTCCTCGCGCGCGTGCGCGTCTGCGACACGGAAGAAGGGCCGCTGCGTGACGATTTGTGTCTGGCGTATGGCAAGCACTACAAGCCGGTGGGCGCCGTGCAGCGCCTTGGCGGCAGGGTGCGCGCGGGCGTGTTTGGCCACTTGAACGGCGTGAGCGCCAGCGCCGGCCCCGTGTATGGCGGCGTGCTGCGCGCGCCGCTGGCCCACGTGGGCAGGCAGCGCTGGATGGCGCCCGACTATATGCCGCAAGACAATGCTGGCGCCGAATGGAATCCAGTCACTGGCGTCTATATGTCTCAAACTACGGGTCCTGGCGGCGGGGTGACCGCTTACATCAATGGCCTGGGGCGCGGCAACGCCGCGCATCCGGGCGTGTACGCGAGCGCGGCGCCACTGGCCGAATTGCTATACGAATCGCTGCGCTACCTGCAGGGGCGGCAAGCGAGCGCAGTGGTGCCAGCCGCCACGGCCCCGCCTGTCATCGACGACGGCTTGCCGGCCGTGACGCCATGGAGCGACCCGCAAACGGCCAGCTGCCAGCGCCACATCGTCGTCAGTCTCGGCGATGCGGGCATGGCGCTCGACCGCTACGTGCCCGGCAATGTCCCTGTGACTCCCGCATCGAACGGCGACCGTGCCCGCGCCGCCGATGGTTTTGCGCCGCCGCCCTTCGATGCCATGGCCTGGACGCATGCGGTGGGCAGCCTGGAAAGCGGCGGCGTGCAGTGCAATCCCGCGCCGCGGCCCGACCTGGCGGCGCTGGAATTGCTGGCCGACGGGACGGGCGGCGCCAGCTACCATGCGGCGGGCCTGGCCTATTGGTCGCACGTGCAGGCGCTGCGTCCTGGCGGCAAGAACGACGGCGTGGCCAAGGTCGAGCACTATGCGGGCGACTTGCGCCAGGGCGACCCGGGGGGCGTGCCCGGCTCTACGCCCGCTTCTACGCCTTTATTGTTGGCGGCCAAATATGGCGGTTTTCTCGATGCGAACGGCGACGCCAACCCATTCAAGAGCGCAACGGGCAGCGCGTTCGATGAATGGAGCCTGGATGGCCGCTGGCCCGCCCATTACTTGCCCGGCAGCGACCCGGCCGCCCTGATCGCGGGACTGCGCGCGGCCTTTGCCGCCGCCGACAAGGCTACCTTGCCGGCGACGCTCGCGGGGCCGGCCCTGATGGCGCTGGCCAGCGGCACGGACGAGGCATATTGGTTCCAGACGCAGCTGCGGCTGGCTTACGGCAGCATGACCTTGTCGCGCGCCGCGTTTGCCGTGGGGGCCGATGGCGCACTGCTTCCCGGCAAGCCATGGTGGCGCGCTGGCGGGCAGGACAAGCCCGTGCCGGATGGCACGCCCACGTCCTTGCGTCCCGTCTACACGCTCGATGCCAAGGGCGCCCTGATGCCGCTGGCCTGGACGCGGCTCGATGCGGAACAGCGCAGCGCGTTCGACGGCGGCGATGGACTAGGGGAAGCTCGGCTGGCGTATCAGCTGGGCCAGCGCACGCACGAGGTGGGCCAGCCGGGCGGCTTCCTGCGGCGCAGGTCAGGCAGCCTGGGCGCGGCGCCATACGGCAATCTGCTGTACGTGGGTGCGCCGGGGCTGGGCATGGCGGGGGCAGGCTATGGCACGCACCGCCAGGTGCTGCTGCAGCGGCGAAAAATGTTGTATGTGGGCGCCAACGACGGCTTGCTGCATGCCTTTGATGCGCGCACGGGCAGCGAATTGTTTGCCTATCTGCCGCAGGCGCTGCTGCGCGCTTCGGCAGCCGCTGCGAGTACTCACTACAGCCCCGGCCCGCTGCTTGATGGCGGAGCGGCCACGGCGGAAGTGCTGGCGCTGGGGCATTGGAGGACGGTGCTGGTGTCGGGCATGGGCGGCGGGGCGCAGGGCGTGTTTGCGCTCGACATCACCAATCCGGCGCGCTTCGCGCAGGACGGGGCGCTGTGGGAGTTTACCGACCGCGACGACAGGCTGATGGGCAACGTGCGCGCCCCGCCATCCTTTGCCCGCATCAACATGGGCGGCAAGCAGGGTGCGCCGGCCTACCGCGATTTTGCCATCGTCGCCAGCGGCTACAACAATCATGCCGACGATGGCAAGGATACGACGGCGCCCGCGGCGGCCGCCGCCATTTTCCTGCTGGCGCTGGACAAGGCGCCCAGTACACCTTGGCTGTCGGGAAGTAATTACTTCCGGCTCAAGGTGCCCGTGGCCAGCGGCGGCGGCCATGAAAGCGATGGCGACGCAGACGTGGACGCCATGTCCCACGCCCTGGGTCCGCCCGCCGTGGTGCCGGGCGGCGACGGTGCGCTGGCGTATATCTATGCGGGCGATTTGCAGGGCAATATCTGGCGTCTCGACATGGCCGGCGGGCCGCCGTGGAAGGAGGGCCAGGGGCGCAAGCTGGTCTTTGTCGCGCGCGACGCGCAGGGGCGGCGCCAGCCGGTGACGCAGCAGCTGAGCGTGGCGTATGCGCCCGGTGGCGGCTATCTGCTGCTGTTCGGCACGGGCAAGCTGGTCGAAGCGGCCGATACCTGGCCTGCCGCCTTTCTGTCGCAGTCGTTTTATGCCGTGCACGATGATTTGCGGGAAACATCCCCCACGCGCAGCCGGGCCGACCTGGAGCCGCGCGGCTTGGGCGAGGCGGTGGGCGGCGTGCGCGTCGACGGCGCCGAACTGCGCTACACGGGCAGCGAGGCCATGCGCGGCTGGTATCTCGATTTTATGGGCACCGCGCAGACGGGCGAACGCAGCATCAATAGTCCCGTACTGGCCGCCGGCAAGGTGCTGTTCAATACCGTCCTGCCCGGGCGCGACCCGTGCAGCAAGCCGGCCACGCGCCTGTACGTGCTCGATGTGCTGAGCGGCTTCGCCGCCGATGGCGCCGGCGTCGTGCAGGCGGGCGAGCAGACGGGGCGCTTGTTCGATGGCCTGGCGCGCGCGCCGCCGCTGGCGCTGGAACTCAATAGCACGGTGGGCGCCGCGACGGCGGCAGGACGGGCCGAAGGGCGCAAGGAACTGGCTGTGCTGCAACCTGGCTTGCCCGGCGCGGCCAGCGGGGCGGGGTTCAAGTTCGTCAGCGCGCCGCTGCCGGCGCGGCGCCTCAGTTGGCGCGAAGTGGCGAACTGGCGCGAATTGCACGAGGCGGCCAAGAAGAAATAG